CTGATTGTGAGCTCCAAGAGTGGAAGACTGGGGCCGGGGGTGGGCATCACTGGGGGGGCTGGGGGTCTCAGGGGAAGGACCAGGACTCTGAAGCACTGATGACAGAGACCAGGTCAGAGCCAGTGAGACTCCTGTTCTTCACCTCTGATACCCGCAGCGGGTCCCCCACCCCCTTTGGAACCCAGAAGTCCGGAGCTGAAGCCTTCATTTTCCTCTGGGAATGGGGACGGGCTTACCATGCAAggcattctttcatttctttgttcaaAAACTATCTATTAGGCATCCTATTATGGGCCAAGCACTGAGCTATATGCTAGATATTTAGAATGTTAACCCTTTCTGAGACTCTCTCAGAGTGTCCAGAGTGCTGGTCTGCTGCTGCCATGGGGCATGGACTTGGGTGAGTATGGGCTGAGCATGGTGAAGTTGGGACAACAGAACTCACCATAAGTGGAATCCCCTGTACCAGACTGACTTCCAGTAGCTCCATCTATGAAACAGGGAAAGAAAGGGTGAAGGTGGTGGTAGGTTTCATGAGGAACTGATGGGCATGACCATGCCACAGAAGGAGAGAAGGACAAAAGCCCACACCTGGGATGGTGTCTATGGCCATCAGAGCCATACTCAACAATGGATATAGTTGCCTTTGCCCTTTTTACCTTGGCAGTCATCATGCTCCATGGATTCCTGGTTACCAGTTGGATCCACATCAATCCTAGGAGGAAATGGAGGTGGCTCAGTGCAGGTATACCTcttgtcccctcccccagcccagccctcagcCTCCTCTCTTAGTAGTGGGGAGCTTTCTCCTCAGGAGATCCAGGAGCCCCTTACTTACCCACCAGGTGCCCTGATATCCACGCAGCCTCTGGAGCTGTCCCATCCACAGTATGGGTCCTGAGAAGCCAGACAGCTCCTAGGGAAAACTGAGTCATATGAGGCTGGGACCCTCCACTCTAATCACAGTCCATTCCCCTGCCTCTTTGACTCTCACCCTGGCCTGCAGGAGGCTCCTAGCCTGATACTCCCATCCTATCCACACCAATCCCTAGTCCCATCCCTGGCGACTGCCCACCTGCAGGCTGCTTGTGGACATCCCACCACACACAACCATCCCCTGCATTTCCCTGCCACCCCCAATGCCTTTGTGCCTGCAGGCCCAGGGAGCCTGGCCTCAAGTCCCTCTCACCTCCGACAGGCCCCATGCCGGGCACATCGACTAAGAGGGAGGTAGATGATGCAGCCAGAAAAAGCCACAAAGAGCCTGTGACCTTCAGTGTCCAGCTCCAGCCCTATGACCCGCCGTGCTGTTTGGGCTGCCCTCTTCCCACTGCACCTAAGGTGAGGCCAGAAGGAGTCAGACATGGAGCAGGTGAGGCTCCTTTTTCCCTGGGTGAGGTAAAGAAAAGAAGGTGGGGAGGCATACAAGCAACTGAATACAACTCATGGGGCTACCCTGCAATGCCACACAATGTCATCTTCTCTCCAAgtccctctctcttccccacaACTTCCAATATCGGAGTCCCCACCCATCCCCATATCCCCATCTCCCACCTCACATCCCATCCCTGCTCTGCAGGGGGCCTGCTGGACAAAGGGCTCACCGGGAGGGGCTGTAGGCATCGATCTCTTCCAATAGAATGGGCTCAGAGCCCCCAGATTGCCCCCCTGGGGGCAGCACCTTCAGCACTGTCCCATCATTGGAGCCAAGGAACAGGACTGTGGTGTTACTGTAGGGACCAGCCATGCCATCCACAGCCACCTGGGTCAGCAGGGCCCTGGAGGAATAGGCCTCAGGTCAGGATAGCCTGACCAGTGGAAGATTGAGGGTTTCAAGGACCTGGATACCCCTTCTCTGCCCTTCCCCCGGCCCAGGGTTTCCTTCTTAGCTCTGTCCCTCCCACTTTCATAGGTTCTTCCTCCTATTAATATGATTTACCTTTTAGGGTCAGATAAAGAGAGTGGGTGAGGGGCGGATGGCAGTGGTCAGGATTTTTTAGCTCTATACCTGCTGGTGAGGGTGAGCAGAGGCTGATGGGTGGCAGGTGGCACAGCAGGGTCCAGGAGTGGGTGAGCCTTGATGAAGGTCAGGACATCATCAGGGAGGTCTCGAGAAGAGGGGAACAATGCAGCTACACCTACTCCTGCACAGGATCCGGGCCTGGAGGACACATAGGAAGAGGCAGCCTTAGGGCAAGGAGCGGGTGGTCACAGAGCCTAACTAAGCCCCAGCAGCCTGCCCTAAGGCTGGGAGGCCCCTTGTTCCCTCTGCACACAGACATTCACACTACTGCTTCCCTTCCCTGCTGCCAACCCATGACAGCTTCCTCCCCAGACCTTGGACACCTTGCCCTCTTCTCATAACCTATTTGAGGAGCAGACACTGCTTGCTTCTGCCTCCACCAAAGCCCCCCCATCCTGGGTACCTGGGGGAGGGGACCCTGTCCTCAGACACAGGGGTCCAGGCCCCATCCAGACTCCTCTGCTCCTTGAACTTGCCCTCAAACCCACGCTCGATATCATCCAGGTAGAAGGCGCAGACCGCAGAGCCAGGAATGCTGAGGGAGCCAGAGAACGATGTGGGCTAGGTGTTAGAAGGGACAGCAGAGTGCATCCCAGGTAAGACTTGGCCGCCCCCCTTCACATACCATCTTAGGGGAGAGCCTGAGAGAGCGGGGCAGCCCCTGGGGGCCATGCCAAGAAAGTACAGGAAAATGGAGCTTCCCCTCACCACCCTCATCAGTAGGCTCTGAGGgatggtctttgttgctgggaggCATGGAGGGAAGGGGACAGACTGGGCTACATTGACTAGTCTAGTACCAACCTATTGGTCTGGGTGGTGAAGACCCCAAAGAGAGCAGAGCGACCATACAAGTTCACAGGCCCTGTCAAGGCCTGTAAGACATCAAAATAGAAGGTAGAGTCTCCAGGGACAGAGCAGTTGAGCCGCAGCTTGAGGAAGGATGTCCAATGGCGGTCCAAGGCCCTAGGTGAGCCACCCATGTCACGCTTACACACACGGGCCACACGGGAGAACTGCACCTGTCGGGAGAGTCGGGGAGGAAGGAGATCAGTGAGAGAGCCCCCAGGCCAGCAGAATGAGAGCGGTTTGGTGGGGTTAGAGTACCAAGAGACCAATGTCAGGGGCACAGCAAAGGAAGGATGTGTGGTTGGTCAGTCCAGGTCAAGGTGAGGGACAGCAGGATGAGGGGACAGAGGCCTGAGGGCAGCTCCACAGTGGGGGTCTGAGCCCAGCCAGGAGCTCTTCCCTGAATGTCTGGCTCCTAGGATCCAGCAGAACCCTCTAGCTACCACCCCCAGTGCCCACCTCCTTACCCTCCCCAGCCGGGCATCCTCCACAGAGACTTCTCGGAAGAAGAAGTAGACATGGTCTCCATGCTCCAAAGCGTGGACAAAGTGTGGCTCTGAGTGGGGAGTGGCAAGAACGGTATGGAAGAGTATCTGTACCTGTCCAGAATCTCCTGATCCCACGCCGCCTTTCCCCTTAGCACACCTGCACACAATTCCCACCACCTGCCCCGCAGCCCTCCCCCTGCACCTCCTCCCCAAGAGCAGCCTCCCTCCCCTAGGCCCACCCTGACCTCGGAGCCACTTGGAGTCGTACTTGGCGGAGCGGAGCGGGGGCTGAGGCCCAAGGCTTCGGTAAACCACAGCGTCACTGGCCTGGAAGTCTGCAGCTGTGGCTGAATACAGGCTGCCCTCTGGAGGGGTGGGTAGGGTGGCATCAGGGGGGCTCAGGGATCTGTATGTTGGTTCTTCTTGGGCCTCCCACACCCCTACCTTGGCCTGATGCTGGCCCCTACCTTACCCCTGATTCAGGAGCATGCAGGAAAGACCAAACTGGGAAAGGGGCTAACATGGCAGCCACATGCCTGCTTCTCACATGCCCAGGTGCACACCTGCAAACACGGCCACATTGGACTGGGTGGCATCAAAGGGGCATCGAGCCTGCCCACTCAGCTCCTCACCCTCCTGCTGCAGTGAAGTTATCTGGAGGCAGAAGGAACAGGTTCTTGGAACCCTTGGGGTGTTGCAAGTCTGGCTCCATAACCCACTTCCTCATGTCCCCTTGCCTCCTTGCCCCACCTCTTCTGGACCCTCCACCCTGGGCACTCCGTCCCCCAACCCCTGCTTGTGCATCCCCACCAAACTGATTGCCCAGCTTGAGTTCTCCTCCTACTCCCATCGTGATGCCCCACCCTCGCCTTTGTACCCCATAGCTGCGGCACACGGGGCTGAATGAGTTCGTTCCACAGGCAAGGAGCGTCTGGGAGTCCCAGGGCACGAGAACGCGAATGTAGTTGTAGCACTCGTCCTAGAGAATCCAGAATTCTATGTCAGCCACAGGGCTCCCTGGGAGTGGGACAGGGGGTCATGGAAGTAGGGTTATCCTCCTTGAGCCAGTTAGAGCGATAGGGGGTAAAGTTTCAAAGAAGCTATTTACTACTAGTCCTGGGGCCTTGGGCAAGTTCTCTGGCCTCTCAGAGCCTCACTCTTCTTTTGTGTGAGATGTGTAAAGGAAGCTAAAAATCATCAATTCCCTTTCCTGTATATTTTCCTCTGTGACTTGAGATAAGAGAAGTAGTGGAGATTTGGGTACAGTGGAGGGTCAGTTGGACAGAGCCTGGAGGCTGGGTCATCTCCTACCCTCAAGATTTTCATCCCACTCCTCACCGTCAGCTTGCCCCGCACGGCACAgttctccatgtcttggctcctCCATGTTAGATACTGGAGGGAAAAGTAGAAGAGGGAAAATCATGGTGCAACCTAGACCCACTGCACATCATGGTTCCCTTTTGGAGCCTTCTTCCCACCCCCTGGATCCCCATTAGACCTTTCCGGCCTCATCTCCATGCCTCAACCTCCTCCCCCACAGCCCCTTACCTTGTTGGGCACGAGCCCTTCGCCTTCTTCTTGGGCTTGAAGATCAAAGGAGAAAACATGATCCCTGAAGGGATAAGCAAGGAGGGATCAGAGCCAAGCCATGGTTCCCCACTTGAACTCCTGAGTCCCTACCTAGTCCGTGTTCAGCTGCTCGGGGACAGTGTAGACCTCCAGCCCTGTCTTCTCCCCCTGACTCCACACCATGGCAACTATGTTCTGGGTCCTAGCATGTCCAAACCCCGGGGCTTGTACACCTGCACGTGTCCTCTGCAAAATGTTGCAGTGGCCATGCAGGTCTCATGCCTGCCTGGGAACAGGCATGGCAGCCCCACAATGGTGCCACAGCCAGTTTACCTGGCAGCCACTAGCAAGGTCCGGTTCAGGGTCAGGAATCTCTGAAAGTCCAGCCCAAGTTCTGCAACCACAGCATCATCCTCCAGGCCCCGGAACCAGGATAGTGGAGAAATACCTAGAAGGCACAGAGGGGTGGGTGCTGATGCCCTCAGGATACAACACTCCCTCAACATCCTCTCCAACCAGAGGAAACCCAGCCCTGGACATAGTGGATATGCGAGATGAGTTGGGAGGTATTAATAACAGTATTAATAAGGCTATTAATAAACACAATATCAGCTAACTCTGAGCACTTCACCTCTGCCAAGCACTGTGTTAGCACTTGAGCTGCATTGTCTCATTTCAgacaacaaccctatgaagtaggttGGTAccatcttatagatgaggaacctgaggcttaAAGCCAATAAAAAATTTGCGGAGCTCATTTAGCTTGGGAGTGGCAGGCACCCCAATTCAGATCCTGGTCTGTCTGAGTTCAGAACTGAGCCCAACCCAGTTCTTAGATCTGCCTTAGGGCTAGCGATTCCCTTTCATTCCACATTGTATGCTGTCCCATGTAGACCATTTCCTCACACCATCTCTCCCAGCCCTCTTTTTGCACCCTCCCCTCAAGGCTCTTCACAGACCACCTCAATCCTCCAAGCTTTCTGCCTCCTCTGACCAACTCCAGCATCCACCTGGCCTGATCATGGAAACCAGTCATCAGTGTTCAGAGGGAGCCCAGAgttcagagagagagatgatttAACATCTGTACCATGAttagaactgtgcctggcacatggaaatGTTTGCTACTCTTATCTATCCCCCAACAGTTACTCTCAATAACCTAACTGCCATTCCTTCAACCTTAAAATTACTCTAAATTCTACATATATAACAGGAAGCTGCAGATAGATAAAGGTCTGTCACGGTGGGACAGTGGCCCTTCCCTGTCCAACTGGCCCACACTGGCTGGTGTGAAGCCTGCCAGTGTGACCCCAGGTAAGGACAGGATACGCCCGCTCCCTCCCCCCAGCCTTCTCACTCagcctttcctcctctctcctgacTGGGCCTGGGACATTAGGTAGGTCTCACCGTGACGGACCCAGATGTGGTGGTGATGaagtggtggagagggaggtgagaggtaTTGGGAACCACTGAATGAGTCCCAAGCCTTCATTTTGTagctaataataatagcaaacacaTATACATcatttactctgtgccagacagtGTTCTTAGCACTTTACctgtattacctcatttaatccctaAATAACTCTAtgaggtaaaatattttttttttgggccatgcCTCATGGCccgtgggatcttggttcccaaactaggaattgaacctgtggtCACTGTGGTGAAagcaccagaccaccagggaattcctggtagAATacaattattatcttcattttgccgatgaggagactgaggcaaagAAGGTTAAGTAACTGCTCATAAAGTGAGCAGCTTTAACAGGAATTTGAACCTGCTAAGGTTTGGTCTGAGCAAGAGTCcatgttctttatcactgaacaaTGCTGCCTGGAAATGAAGAAAGTCGGCTGGCGGATGAGAAGTGACTGGCCTCAGTGCCACTCCAGCTGTCTGCTCCTCTTTCCTGTCAACTCTTAGCTTCCGTGAGACTGAGAGCCCTCCTTCAGCTTGCTACTCACACAAAAGGTCTCAGTGTCTAATTGCCAAGACTGAGTGCTGAGCGCACATAGAGGGTCAGGGTACCACACTCACCTTGCAGGTCAGAGGTCAGCAGAGGGAGAGGGTCCTGGGGAAATGCAGCCTGGGTGTGGGGAGTTGAGAGCAGCAAGAGTAGTAGCAGCAAGGTCATGAAGTGGGGGGCACGGGGCATTCTGTGTGGGGCAACTCAGGCCCCAGGGGGTGCCCCCTCACCCATATGCTGGCcctgaaagagaagacagaagtgGGGGAAGGGGCCAAACTTCCTCCACCTTTGAAGTGGGAGGGCTCCTTCCCAGGTCTATCCCCAGAAGACCCTGTGGAGAAGGGTAAGGGATCCTATCTCTGGCACTGCCTCAGTGCCAGCCGGCTGTCACTGTCACTCAAGGCCCTTCCCTCTCCAACTGGCCCAAACTGGCCGGTGTGAAGCCTGCCAGTGTGACCCCAGGTAAGGACAGGATACGCCCGctccctccccccatccttcTCACTCagcctttcctcctctctcctgacTGGGCCTGGGACATTCGGTAGGTGACACCTCCTGGCCCCCTCTTGCTAACCTCGTCTCAGCTATAATTAGACCCTGAAGccttaaaattataaatagtGATTCCTTGGCACCAGGGGGAGGAAGAGGATACCATGTCTGCCTCCCCTCCCTCACAGACCCCCATGGCACCCTGGGAGCGGTTTAGGCACTGTGCCTTGGTAGAGGCAGCTGTGAGGCAGCCATCATCTTGTTTAGGGCTGAGGAGGAACAGAGTTGGGGAGCAGCCCAGGGGTCTTTGCCCTGGTCTAAGCTCCTGCTTCTAGGGCCCTTTCCATTGCTAGGGAGAAGCTGGGtagggaggggggcgggggaggggggctgtcTTAGCCAAAAATGAATCTGCATCAAAGCCAGATCAGAGGCTAAATTTAGCTCTGGCTGCAGCTGTCTGCCCGACCACTGtgccccctcccagcctccctagCCCCCTGTTCCCTCGCCGACTCCTAAGAAACCTTGCATGTGCTCAATTTGGAGAAGAGTGGACCCACCCCCTGTGAGAAGCCAGTCATAGAAGGGGCTGTACTAGTGAGGAGATATGGCTGAATatgtccctctctcccttccttccctctttgggCTGCCttggaatgaaaatataaataattcaatGACAGGCAGGCGATTGTAGCCCAAAGTCCAGGAAAAGATAGATATGGTGGAAGTGACTGTAAGACAGCCCTCCTTCCCACCCATCAGCCTCCATCGGCCTTCCCCAGCCAAGCTGACCCTGGCTGGAACCCACAGTGGGAGGTGAACACCAGCTTCCTGCCTTCCCTTGAAGTTGAAGTGAGGGGCTGAGTAAGCCCAGGAAATCAGGTCAGCAAGGGTGAGATTCCCTCCTTTCCGTGAACAGACAGTTATCCTTCACTAATCCTCAGTTGCCTGTCCTGCCATGTCCCCCAAAGAAGAGACCCTGGGCTTCCAGGCTTACCCCATTCCATCTCCCCCACAACTCCACCCTTGGAGCCAGGACCCAAGTGTACCCCACCCCCAATCCAGCGTCACTGATGGGGAGGCTGACGTCAGATGGGATCCCAAGAgagctggaggaggggaaggggtagGAGCACCTAATGATGACCCCCTCCCCAGGGGCAGAGTAGTCAGCTAGCTAACGACCCTCTGGTGCTGAAAGGCCAAGCCTCCCTCTGCCACCCCCCCACCATGTTTCCGGATGTTGGTGCTCccaggggaagagaaagggacacaGCTTGTCTCCTAtcctccccctcctgccccgcccccaAGTTGCCCTGGGCAACTGGTATCTTCACCCAGGAAACAACTTCAGTCTCAGGCAAGTGGGGAGAATGATCTGACCCCCTTCTGCTCCCAGGCCATGCCTACTTCCATCCCTACCCTCAGGGCTATTGCCCTTTCTTTACCTGGGGTGGTGACTCCTGTGGGGGCTTGAGGGGGATCGGAGACCTCTGACCTGATGGAAGAAGGGGCAGAAGGAGGGAAGAGACTGAGTTATACCTCCTTACCACATCCCTTAAAAGTAAATGTGAACATCAGGAGAAGTCTGAGGCTAGGGTAGGGGAGATGCTGCCCTGGAACTGGGGGACGCATTGACATTGAGCTTGATTACAAAGGTGCTGGCCATTCATGCCTAGAGCTGTGAGGGcaagggcagggactggggctggacCCTACCCAGAAAATCCTGGAACTTCAGGACCAGTCTTGGGCAAAGGGGCGATTGGGAGAGTTTGGAGGGCATGCCGACCACTCCCATATGAAAACCTTCAGAACCCAGCAGCTGTCTGAGCAAAAGCACCCTAGCTGGGGACAATAGAGGCTAATTTGCATATCATTTGCATGTTCTTCATCCCTAAGCAAAATGCTCTAATACCAAGCACCCCCAGCCCCTTCTTTCCCTCAGAGcaggccctgcctccctcccacccaaccTCTCTCCACCCTACCCCCCACTTTAGACTGGATTAGTCCAGCCTCTGAAAACACTTGGTTGGCCATTGCACTGGCCCCCCAGACTTAACTATGCTGTCTTTAAGAGGGCTTCCCATAGATGATTTTAGTGAGCAGCATCTGAGTTGCCCCCATGCAACCCCTGGCTTCGGGAAAGGCTTATCCTGCCAGGACCAATCCCAGCTGCTTCACACCCCACATTTGGAGCAAATGGGGGAGGCCTGGCCAGCTCTTTCTCCCCCTCCTAGGTTCTCCCCTTGCTGGGAAGAGGAAAcagcccttctctctcctcctggccCTGCAGCCACCTCTGGGGAGTGGCCAGGGTCATAGCCAGATTCtagcagggggctggggaggggatggagaaGGGGAGACCCGGCTGGGGACAATAGCAGGAAGCCTTCAGGCTGGTCGCCGGCCCCAGTCCACGTTCCTctaaggatggggtggggggtggggggcgcaccAAGGAGCCTCAGGGAACAGgcgccttcccttctccaagacaGTTCCTCTCACCCTTAGCTATCAGCCCCAGGCTTGCTACCTaccccctctccctcccagccccGAACGAGGATAATCCAGGTGTCTAGAGCCTCGCCTGAGGTGGGCCCGAGGCCAGGGGCTCGACGTGTCTCCCCCTCACTGGATCTGGGGCTCGGAGAGGGGCGGGTAGCAGAGTCTGGGCCGGGACCGGGTCCCAGAGCCACGTTAgcgggaggaggggctggaggggccTGCAGGCGCAGATCGAACAGGGATGGGAGCGGGGGTTGGGAGCGGAGGCGGGTCTCCGAGGCCAGGGAAACAGGGCCAGAAGCTTGGAACCGAGGAGGGCGGGCCTGCGGCCAGCGCAGAGCGGGGTCCGCGGGCTGGAGATGCAATCGTCAGCCGGGCTCTCCGCCTTGCGAGACCAAGGTCTAACAAAGCCCCTGGGCGAGTGGGGTGAAGGAAGGTTATGGGCTCTAGGATTAATGTTCCTCGGGGGCCCATTCCCGACTCTATGATCAAGTCAACCCCGCTGGGAGGTGCTAAGATTCCCGCTTGCACAATGACAGAGGTGCAGCCGGAACATCAAAGTCTGGAACGACGCGTTCTCCTTCCCATCCCTGCAGGGAAAACGCTAGGGTTCGTTTCCCCACGGGTCTCGAAGCCTTAATCTCTCTGCTGGGGAGGCAAGAGACCAGGTTTTCCACCCTCTGTAGGATGCGCGCCTCAAATAATGCCTTTCGCGCTCCTCAATGCAAGGGATGCGACTCGGAGAAGCCAGGTCACAAGAGGCGCGCAGACCTTGCGCCCCACAGTGCCCTAGCGGGGCTCCCCTCTTCCCTCGGTTCACCCCAACTCCGCTGACCCTCTCCGTCATCCAAGCACGACAGAGCGCTGGCGCCCTCCCGGGTCCCTCTGGCACTTCGAAGCTTACCCCCGGCCTTCGGCGCCCCGATCCTCCCCGCCTCCCTGCAGCCCAGCCCTACTCCGGGATACTTGCTCCGAGATCCGGGTCAACGGGAGAGAGATCGCAGCGGTCGAGCAGCGGCCGCGCACCGCGCCGAGTTCTCAATCGGCTGGGGCCCCAGTGAGATGTGGTGAATGACCGAATTGGATGGAGCTTGGATCTGGGCTCCCGGGCGCTGTCAGGTCGCGCGAGTCCTGGGTCCCAGTCGCAAACCCCACTCCCGCCGCGGTTCCGCGGAGGAAAACAATGCGACCGCCCGGAGCTCTGGGCCGGGCCCCAGCCGCCCCGCCCGCATCCCGACCGGACCCGCCTCCGGCCCGCCTCGGGGTCCGTATTACTAATCGGGCTCTCGGAGGCCGGTTAGACACCGCCTTCTCGACACCTCTCCACCAATAGTTCTCGGAGGAGGAGGGGCGTCGGGAGCACCGCCCACCGAGAGGGCCTGGCCGGGAGGCTGAGCAGGAGACCGTAGCCAGGCGCGAGATCCACGGACAGTCGCTGCGACCCGGTCAGAGGAGGGGTCACACGCTTTAACATGGAGAGGCCCTGGGAAGAACTCTCACAAGAGGAAGGAACAGCAGCTGGGAGGAGAGACAGACAGGAAACTCGAGGACCTCGGCTGGGCTGGGCTGTCAGAGCCGGCGTGACCCTCCCTCTCGTCTCTCTCCAATGTCTTTGACCACCCTGCTCCTGGGTACACCTCTCCCCTACTCTGCCCCCAAACCTCTATTCCTCCTCTCCACTCTTTTTACATCAAATCGTTTATTCTTCTCATGTGCCTCCTCTGGTTCATCCTGACTCGGGTAAGGGAGACCTAGCATGCATTTGAGGGCTTGAggcctggaaaaggaaaggaagatgtCGCCAGGAAATTTGCCTTATCTTCATCATCTCCCCTCCTATCCCTACTGTCAAAGCAAGATGTACTTAGGCCAGTAGGCCAGAAACTAGGGAGCCAGGAAGTCAGGGTGGCCAGCAGTTAGGCTGCTGGTTGATGGAAAAGGACAGGTGAGTAGGGCTGAAGCCAAAACAGAGATGTGGAGACTGGGACAAACTGATTCAGAGAGTCACACAGAAAGAGGAGCAACATGGGacctgaaagaaaggaaaagtaatcAGCTGCCCCAACCCGACATATCCTTGCTGCCCCACAGGCAAGGATTAGTGATGTCCCATTTTTCCTCAGGGGGCCCTGGACATCCCTCCAAACAGCAAAACTGCCCTTTCTCGATCCCCACCCTCTATAAAGACCCTTTGATTCCAGGAATGTCAGTGGGGAGGAAGAATGAGGCTACTTCAGACAGCTCTGCTTAGCTCCCACCTTGGTATTGCCTGCTAAGATTCTTCCCTGCGTGGGGACTGGGACAAAAGACGTTCTCAAAATTCCCAGGATAGTGGGTGGCATGGGAGACATTGATATTATTGGATAGTTTAtctgagcaggcacacacacacacacacacatatatcctggTCTCTGGACTTTAGGAAAGGAGAGGCAGGGGTTTGCTACTCCTGGACAGTCTTTAATGGAGTGAGATCAGGGTGGATAGCATCGCTGacttgtgaagtgaagtgaagtgaaagtcgctcagtcatgtcagacataaacatatacacacacaatcacagagacagagatggaagGTGAACCAATGAGATAAACAGAAACAATGGGACTCTCCTTACACAAGGTTAACTGCCAGGGGATTCTTGGGTCCAAAGTAATCCAGTGGTCAGTCAGGGCTCTTTTGGGAGAAAGACACCTCAGAATATAGTCACATGGAGGTCAAAAGAAATGTCCCCAGTTCCTAGTACAGGGCTTCGGTATTATGTGCTCTCTGgaatttccctggaggtccactggttaagactctgtgcttccacttcagggagcgtgggattgatcccaggttggAGGACTAAgatccaaaaatattaaaatatgttctcATTGAATAGAATAGTGAATGGGGATTAAGGTATAACTCATTTGAAGTTTAGGGCCCAACTAAAATCTCAATTCAATCCAGTAAATATTAAGCACTTACTTCAAATATAATCTACTGTGGAATGTGGTTGGAGTGT
This portion of the Cervus canadensis isolate Bull #8, Minnesota chromosome 2, ASM1932006v1, whole genome shotgun sequence genome encodes:
- the SEMA6C gene encoding semaphorin-6C isoform X3; the encoded protein is MLAPFPVWSFLHAPESGRAACIQPQLQTSRPVTLWFTEALGLSPRSAPPKPHFVHALEHGDHVYFFFREVSVEDARLGRVQFSRVARVCKRDMGGSPRALDRHWTSFLKLRLNCSVPGDSTFYFDVLQALTGPVNLYGRSALFGVFTTQTNSIPGSAVCAFYLDDIERGFEGKFKEQRSLDGAWTPVSEDRVPSPRPGSCAGVGVAALFPSSRDLPDDVLTFIKAHPLLDPAVPPATHQPLLTLTSRALLTQVAVDGMAGPYSNTTVLFLGSNDGTVLKVLPPGGQSGGSEPILLEEIDAYSPSRCSGKRAAQTARRVIGLELDTEGHRLFVAFSGCIIYLPLSRCARHGACRRSCLASQDPYCGWDSSRGCVDIRAPGGIDVDPTGNQESMEHDDCQDGATGSQSGTGDSTYVLQSPGPSPETPSPPSDAHPRPQSSTLGAHNQGVRRDLPPASASRSVPIPLLLACVAAAFALGASVSGLLVSCACRRAHRRRSKDIESAGIPRPLSLRSLARLHGAGPEPPPPSKDGDGAQTPQLYTTFLPPPEGVPPPELACLPTPESTPELPVKHLRHAGGPWEWNQNGNNAKEGRSRARGGNAAGGPAPRVLVKPPPPGCPGQAVEVTTLEELLRYLHGPQAPRKEAEPPAAAPFTSRPLPPEPAPTLFAGPSLLPRDCAPPRRLDVPPEGKCPAPAARPALSAPAPRLGVGGSRKLPFSSHRTPPALLTRVPSGGPSRYSGGAGRHLLYLGRPEGHRGRALKRVDVEKPQGPLKPPFVGPSSQAAVPNGSHFNF
- the SEMA6C gene encoding semaphorin-6C isoform X1, whose product is MPRAPHFMTLLLLLLLLSTPHTQAAFPQDPLPLLTSDLQGISPLSWFRGLEDDAVVAELGLDFQRFLTLNRTLLVAARDHVFSFDLQAQEEGEGLVPNKYLTWRSQDMENCAVRGKLTDECYNYIRVLVPWDSQTLLACGTNSFSPVCRSYGITSLQQEGEELSGQARCPFDATQSNVAVFAEGSLYSATAADFQASDAVVYRSLGPQPPLRSAKYDSKWLREPHFVHALEHGDHVYFFFREVSVEDARLGRVQFSRVARVCKRDMGGSPRALDRHWTSFLKLRLNCSVPGDSTFYFDVLQALTGPVNLYGRSALFGVFTTQTNSIPGSAVCAFYLDDIERGFEGKFKEQRSLDGAWTPVSEDRVPSPRPGSCAGVGVAALFPSSRDLPDDVLTFIKAHPLLDPAVPPATHQPLLTLTSRALLTQVAVDGMAGPYSNTTVLFLGSNDGTVLKVLPPGGQSGGSEPILLEEIDAYSPSRCSGKRAAQTARRVIGLELDTEGHRLFVAFSGCIIYLPLSRCARHGACRRSCLASQDPYCGWDSSRGCVDIRAPGGIDVDPTGNQESMEHDDCQDGATGSQSGTGDSTYVLQSPGPSPETPSPPSDAHPRPQSSTLGAHNQGVRRDLPPASASRSVPIPLLLACVAAAFALGASVSGLLVSCACRRAHRRRSKDIESAGIPRPLSLRSLARLHGAGPEPPPPSKDGDGAQTPQLYTTFLPPPEGVPPPELACLPTPESTPELPVKHLRHAGGPWEWNQNGNNAKEGRSRARGGNAAGGPAPRVLVKPPPPGCPGQAVEVTTLEELLRYLHGPQAPRKEAEPPAAAPFTSRPLPPEPAPTLFAGPSLLPRDCAPPRRLDVPPEGKCPAPAARPALSAPAPRLGVGGSRKLPFSSHRTPPALLTRVPSGGPSRYSGGAGRHLLYLGRPEGHRGRALKRVDVEKPQGPLKPPFVGPSSQAAVPNGSHFNF
- the SEMA6C gene encoding semaphorin-6C isoform X2, whose translation is MPRAPHFMTLLLLLLLLSTPHTQAAFPQDPLPLLTSDLQGISPLSWFRGLEDDAVVAELGLDFQRFLTLNRTLLVAARDHVFSFDLQAQEEGEGLVPNKYLTWRSQDMENCAVRGKLTDECYNYIRVLVPWDSQTLLACGTNSFSPVCRSYGITSLQQEGEELSGQARCPFDATQSNVAVFAEGSLYSATAADFQASDAVVYRSLGPQPPLRSAKYDSKWLREPHFVHALEHGDHVYFFFREVSVEDARLGRVQFSRVARVCKRDMGGSPRALDRHWTSFLKLRLNCSVPGDSTFYFDVLQALTGPVNLYGRSALFGVFTTQTNSIPGSAVCAFYLDDIERGFEGKFKEQRSLDGAWTPVSEDRVPSPRPGSCAGVGVAALFPSSRDLPDDVLTFIKAHPLLDPAVPPATHQPLLTLTSRALLTQVAVDGMAGPYSNTTVLFLGSNDGTVLKVLPPGGQSGGSEPILLEEIDAYSPSRCSGKRAAQTARRVIGLELDTEGHRLFVAFSGCIIYLPLSRCARHGACRRSCLASQDPYCGWDSSRGCVDIRAPGGIDVDPTGNQESMEHDDCQDGATGSQSGTGDSTYGVRRDLPPASASRSVPIPLLLACVAAAFALGASVSGLLVSCACRRAHRRRSKDIESAGIPRPLSLRSLARLHGAGPEPPPPSKDGDGAQTPQLYTTFLPPPEGVPPPELACLPTPESTPELPVKHLRHAGGPWEWNQNGNNAKEGRSRARGGNAAGGPAPRVLVKPPPPGCPGQAVEVTTLEELLRYLHGPQAPRKEAEPPAAAPFTSRPLPPEPAPTLFAGPSLLPRDCAPPRRLDVPPEGKCPAPAARPALSAPAPRLGVGGSRKLPFSSHRTPPALLTRVPSGGPSRYSGGAGRHLLYLGRPEGHRGRALKRVDVEKPQGPLKPPFVGPSSQAAVPNGSHFNF